In Desulfoferula mesophila, the genomic window GCGAAGGTCACTCCGTTTTCAAGATCCTGACCGGCGGCGACGACAACAAACAAGCCGAGGCCAAGGCTAAAACGGTATACGCGTTTTCGGATGATCATGGCGATCCGGATGATGTTTCAAACAGGTGGACGGCGGTTGAAGGTAAAAAATTGATAGAGGTCCGAGGCGTTCCGACCCTGAATCTGCCGTTTTGGGCCAAGGGTGATAAGGCTATTTACACCGGTTTGGGCCCCTTGAGCTTGGCTCCCGAACCCACCCCTAACTGGCCTGAATTGCGGGAAAATACCAATTACAGGATTTCGGGCGAGTTGGAGGGGGAGGGCTGGGTCAGCGTGCTGGCGGTCAGTTATTGGCCCAACGGCTTGGCTAGGTTGAACACCCTGATTTGGGATGGCACCATCCCCGGAAGCGGCAAAAGCAAGGTGGACTTTTCCGGGGTCTATACCACGGGCAGGGAGGAAACCTGCATCCGGCTGGTTTTTGTTTTGAAGACCCCCGGCAACTTGCGGGTAAAGAAAGCGGTTGTTTCCGAAATCGGCCCGGCCGGCCCCAGCGAAATCATGGAGTCCGGCAAATCGGGGGTTAATTTGCTGAGCTGGCCCGTTTACCCGAAAGGGTGGCGAGTGTTCAGCCGCACCGAGGGCAAGGTAATCATGGGGCCCTATACCCAGGATTTTGGTGAGTTGTCTGCTTTAAAACCGGTTGCCAAGGATGAGCAGCCCCGGCCCGCCGAGTGCCGGCAGAGGCTCAAGTTACAAGTACAAGGCAGTGGGTTGTTGCAGGTGAACGTCACCTCCGGGCAGGATATTAGGGGGCAAGCCAAGCTTGTCGAGGAAAGCAGGTATTTTTTCCTGACCGACCTCAGCAAGGAGATCGTTTTCAAGCTTCCTCAAGGGACGGATGCCTCCACCCTGCAAGTATCGCTGATCCCGCTGGACCTGAGGCTGGCGCCGGTGCAGGTGTACGATATCCACAAAACCATCATACGGGTGGGCAAGTTGTCCTTGCAAAAGGCCTGTCCCTCCCGGGGCTCCGGCAGTGACGGCCGGGATCTCGTCTGGCAAACGGTGAGGGCCTCGGACCAGAACGTCAAACTTTATCCAAGCAGCGACAACTCATTCGGCATTACGGCGGACCCATCCTACTCTCGCCAATACCAATAGCTGCGTTCCCAAGAACCTGACGAAAACAAGGCATGATTTCAGCCGAAATAAAAAAATTGCTTGGCGGCTTTCGCGATTCCCTGTCCGGCAACTTGGCCAGCGAGGATGGAGGGAAGTTCCGCGGCGATGTAATGTGGAACCTGCTCTCCCTGGGGGTGCTGGGCGCCAGCGGCATAAGTATAAACATACTGATTTCCATCTACTACTCCCCGGCCTATTTGGGCATATTCAACCAGGTTTACGCGGTTTACATCATTGCCTCCCAAGTGGCGGCCTTGGGAGTGCATCTGTCGGCGCAACGCTCGGTGGCGGCCCACGGCGAGGACCGCGACGAATGGAAAACCGCGGCTCTTTCGGCCTGGATCGTCTGCCTGTGCACCTCGCTGCTCGGCTGCGCCGCGCTGTACTTCCTCATCCCGCTGGTCGGGAGCATCTTGGACAGCCCCCAGGTGGTGGAGGGCTTGTATTGGGTTCTGCCCGGGGTCGGCTTCTTCGCCCTGAACAAGGTGTTGCTGGGCATTCTCAACGGGCGCAGGCGTATGAAGGCCTACGCCCTCATGAACGGCCTGCGCCTTTTCCTGGTGCTCATGGTGGTGCTGCTGTGCGCCGTCACCGGCCAGCCCGGCCAACGCCTGCCCGTGTCCTTCAGCCTGGGCGAGTTCGTCCTGCTGCTATGCCTGATGGTCCTGACCTACAAGGATCTATGGCCTTCCACCCTCGCCCAGTTGCGGGTGTGGATCGGGCGTCACATCAAGTTCGGCTACAAGGCCATGGTGGCCGGGATCATCATGGATATCAACTGCCGGGTGGACGTGCTGGTGTTGGGAGTTTTCGTGAGCGACCGGGAGGTGGGGCTCTACAGCTTCGCGGCCATGCTCGCCGAGGGGTTCAATCAGATCCTGGTGGTGCTGCGGATCAACTACAACCCCTTGATCGCCAGGCTTTGGCACGAGGGCAAGCTGCCCCAGCTCTACAGCCTGTTCCGCGCCGGCCGCAAAAAGACCTATCTTATCGTCGCCCCCCTGGCGGCGGTTCTGCTTGTCGCGTTTCCCCTGGCCACCTGGCTGGTCCCCGCCCTATCGGCCTACCAAGCCAGCTTTCCGGTCCTCGCCCTGTTGATGGCCGGCATCATGAGCTACGCCGGGTATCTGCCCTTTTCCCACCTATTGCTGCAGAGCAACAGCCCAGGAGCGCAGTCCGTCATGACCGGGGTGATCGTGAGCATGAATTTTCTGCTCAACCTGGCCATGGTGCCCTTGTGGGGCAAGGAGGGTGCGGCCCTGGCCACGGCCATCAATTTCGTCTTATACGGCTTATGGGTGCACTTGATCATCCGCTGGAAATTGGGCTTGGCGAGAAACCCCCGCGGCGCGGGCCTGCCTTCGGGCGATTGAGGGCCGGGCCTGCCCAACCGGCGGGCCGCCAAAAAACCAAGACCTCGCCCGGCCCCGGGAAGGCTCAGTACAGCTTGGGTATCTGGTTGATCACCTGCAGGGCGTGGTCCAGGTCGAAGCCGATGGTGTTGGCGTACCAAACCAGGGATTCGTACCTGGGCTGGTTGTCGCGCTTGACCATTTGCAGGGCCTCGTCGCGACTGAGGATGTTTTCCCTGATCTGGTTGCTGCGGAAGGTGTCGTGTTCGGTAAAGCCGGCCACGGTGTAGTAGATGTAATTGTAAAATGCGGCGGTGCCGTCGCCGATGCGCCAGGTGTTTTTGGTGTCCTTGGCCTCTTCCCAATCGAACTCCCGGCGCAGGGTCTCCTGGATTTCCCGCTCGTCCCAGGGAATGTAATGGATAAAGGGCAGGGTTAAGAAATCGTGCTTCATCCAATACGACGAGTACAGGGCCCACAGGCTGTCGAGCAGGGAAAAGTTGATGTAGGAGGGGCTTAGGAAAATTTCTTTGAGGTAATAGGATAGCATCATCAATTTGCGGGTGACGGGAATGTTGTAAATCCGGCCCGAGGTCTCCTCCACTCCGGTGAAGCCGGTCTTGAAGTTGGTCTTCTCAAAGGGGTTGCCCATCAGGTAGACCAGCTCCACTCCCATCTGTCGGCGAAGCTTGTCGGCGTAATAAAAGTATTGCTTGTCTCCGGCCATGAACAGCGGAATCATCCCCAGGGAGGGCCGCTTGAGCCAGGCTTCCACGTTGTTGCGGATGTATTTGCGCTTCTTTTTGATGTCGGCGCTGATGATGATGTGCTCCACCCCCAGGCGGCCACAGACACGGGCCTGGTTCCTGCGCCCCAGGTCGGTGAGCATGCCCCAGTCGTAGGAATAGGCCACCGGGTTCAGGCGCAGCTTCTCCTTGATTAGGTAGAGCCCGAAGCAACTATCGCGCCCTCCGCTGACCCCCACCACGCAGTCGGGGGTGCCGTCGTTGCGGCGGTGGCGGTCGGCCTGCTCCAACAGGGCGTCCATGCCCAGCATCTCCGGCGGCTTGTGCTCCCGGCAGAAGTTGCAAACTCCCTCGTCGTCGAAGTTGATGAAGGGCATGGTCTCGGGCAGCACACAGCGGGTGCAGCGCTTGATCCCGTCCCGGCGCGCCTCATCCTCCATGGTGGAGGAAGATATCTCCAAGCGGCCGCCGCCGGAACGGGCAAGCCCGACCTCGGGCTCCGCGGGCGAGGCCAGCTCAAACAACCACAGAGAGTGGTCGGTCAGGTCCACCAGGCAACCTTGGCCGGGGCGGATTTGGGTGGGCTGGTCCCAGTTGAGGTAACCCGCGGTGCGGCTGCGCTCCTTGAATTCGTCCAGGATGTGCTTTTCCGAGGCGATGACCCGCACCGTCCGGTCTTCGGAGGTGCAAAAATACATGGACCCGGTGTTGGTGGCCCAGAGCATGGCCTCTTGGTCGGCGGGGAACACCAGGGTGGAGGCCGAGCCCTCCAGATCGCCGAAGGCGGCGGAGGTGGCAAGGGCCAGGCTTTTGCCCTGGCTCATATATCTGCGAATCAAACAGAGGATGATCTCGGTGTCCACCTCGTAACGGCGGGTCAGATCGGGGTTGACCGACCACAGGTAATCGTCGTTGACCACGATTCCGTTGTGCACCGCGACCATGTCACCGGCAATCACCGGTTGGTTGTTGTTGCCGATGCTTTGCAGGCCGTTGGTAACCAGGCGGGAGTGCCCGATGATCGCCCGCAGATTCGGCCGGACGCCGTTGCCCGAGAGGCGCTTGGCGCAAAAAAGCTTGAAGCCCTTTTGCTTGATCATCTTGGAGGCGGGGACCGGCTGTTTGTAGACGTTGATGCCCCGGTCGTCACGCACCGCCAAGCCGGCGGCCTCCTTGCCGCGGGACTCGGAGAGCTTGAAGAGCAGGTTTATATCAGCGATGACATCCGGGGCGGGTATCCTGCCGGACATATCGCCGACCATGCCAAAAATGCCACACACTTAGCCGCATCCATGTCAAAAAGGTTGGGGCCCATCTCTAACCCTTATTCCTGTTTCATTATTTTTACTCCATCAGCCATGTGAGGTCTACTCATTTGCCGCGGACCGCATTCGCTCCTCCCGGCCGCGGCCCCGGACGCCTGTGGTCGGGTGCGATATTCCGCTGGGTCGGGCTTGCCCCCATCCACCAGCGGGGCCGCTGAAGATGGAGGGGATGGCCGATTCGGCCCGAAGCCGGTTTCAGGGGAGGGCCTTGCTTTGGCATAAGGGTGCATTCAGTGACAGCGGGGGTTCATAATAAAACCTCAAGGATTTTCAACCTGCCCATATCGTCCAACAGGCTATCGGAGAGGAGTCACATGAGAGGTAAAATTCTGAACCTAAAAACGGTTGGCTTTTTGTTGGCGGTCCTGTTGGTGCTGGGAGCGGCGCAGACGAGTTGGGCCCTCAATCTGGGCGGTCTGCCCTCGGAAGCCGTGCCCCAACTGGCCCAGATGGTGGCGGACAAGCTGGGCGTAAAAGTGCCGGCGGCCGACATCATGAACCTGCTGAACCAGGGCTCCTCGGTCAGCGGCAAGGTGACCGATCCCTCCAAGCTGAGCAACCTGGGCCTGTCCAATGTGTCGCAGGGGGATGTGGTCAACCTGGCCAACCAGGGCAACGACAAGCTTGCCATCACTCCCCAAAGCGGCGGTAAGGGCATCACCCAGAACATCAGCCAGGTCTTCGGCCCCATGGCGTCCATGTTCAAGTAGATTCCAGGCGCGAGGTCCCCGGCGGGATATCCTGCCGGGGATCACGACCCCATAGGCGAGCGGGCACGGACGATGCCACCCCTGTGGTGGGATTCGGCGCGTCAGGGGGACTTTCAACTCAACAACAAATTTTTGGCCCGGGGCCGGACGGTCGGGTGCGCCGGCCCCGAAGGATCGGTCGGCTCGACCCGCCAATCCGTCTCCGGGCTCCGACTGCAAGCCAGGTTCAAAAGGACGAAACGATATAAACCTTGTGCCGCTACCGGCAGCGTTGGCATTATAAACATGATTTGCCTTGCCCCGTAGTGGTTTTGTCGCCTGTTTCCGCCTCCCTGCGCGGAACCCGCATTGCAACCAAAGGAGTGATAGCCATGACCGTGCTCTGGGTGATAGTGGCCCTGATTGTGGTGGCGGGTTTCTGGCTGATAAGCGCCTACAACGGCCTGGTGCGCAAGCGTAACATGGTGCGGGAGGGCTGGAGCGGGGTCGAGGTGCAGCTCAAGCGGCGCGCCAACCTGATTCCCAACCTGATCGAAACCGTGAAGGGCTATATGGGCCACGAGCGCGGGGTGCTGGAGGAGGTGACCAGGCTGCGCAACCATAGCCTGGCTTCGCAAGGACCGGAAGAAAAGGGCCGCGCCGAAAGCCGCCTGAGCGGGGTCTTGGGGAACATCTTCGCCCTGGCCGAGAACTACCCCGATTTGAAGGCCAGCAGCAATTTCCTGGAGCTGCAAAGTTCCCTGTCCCAGGTGGAAGAGCAAATTCAACTGGCCCGCCGCTATTACAACGGCGCGGTGCGCGCGCTCAACAACGCGGTGGAGTCCTTTCCCAACAACCTGTTCGCCACTTCCCTGGGATTTACCCAGGCGGAGTTTTTCGAGCTGGAGGAACCGGCGGACCGCCAGGTTCCCCAGGTCAATTTTTCCTGAGCGCCGGAGGCTGGTCATGAT contains:
- a CDS encoding lipopolysaccharide biosynthesis protein yields the protein MISAEIKKLLGGFRDSLSGNLASEDGGKFRGDVMWNLLSLGVLGASGISINILISIYYSPAYLGIFNQVYAVYIIASQVAALGVHLSAQRSVAAHGEDRDEWKTAALSAWIVCLCTSLLGCAALYFLIPLVGSILDSPQVVEGLYWVLPGVGFFALNKVLLGILNGRRRMKAYALMNGLRLFLVLMVVLLCAVTGQPGQRLPVSFSLGEFVLLLCLMVLTYKDLWPSTLAQLRVWIGRHIKFGYKAMVAGIIMDINCRVDVLVLGVFVSDREVGLYSFAAMLAEGFNQILVVLRINYNPLIARLWHEGKLPQLYSLFRAGRKKTYLIVAPLAAVLLVAFPLATWLVPALSAYQASFPVLALLMAGIMSYAGYLPFSHLLLQSNSPGAQSVMTGVIVSMNFLLNLAMVPLWGKEGAALATAINFVLYGLWVHLIIRWKLGLARNPRGAGLPSGD
- a CDS encoding LemA family protein — its product is MTVLWVIVALIVVAGFWLISAYNGLVRKRNMVREGWSGVEVQLKRRANLIPNLIETVKGYMGHERGVLEEVTRLRNHSLASQGPEEKGRAESRLSGVLGNIFALAENYPDLKASSNFLELQSSLSQVEEQIQLARRYYNGAVRALNNAVESFPNNLFATSLGFTQAEFFELEEPADRQVPQVNFS